One part of the Arabidopsis thaliana chromosome 1 sequence genome encodes these proteins:
- the OBP2 gene encoding Dof-type zinc finger DNA-binding family protein (OBP2; CONTAINS InterPro DOMAIN/s: Zinc finger, Dof-type (InterPro:IPR003851); BEST Arabidopsis thaliana protein match is: Dof-type zinc finger DNA-binding family protein (TAIR:AT2G28810.2); Has 1592 Blast hits to 1530 proteins in 87 species: Archae - 0; Bacteria - 4; Metazoa - 20; Fungi - 15; Plants - 1085; Viruses - 0; Other Eukaryotes - 468 (source: NCBI BLink).) produces the protein MGGSMAERARQANIPPLAGPLKCPRCDSSNTKFCYYNNYNLTQPRHFCKGCRRYWTQGGALRNVPVGGGCRRNNKKGKNGNLKSSSSSSKQSSSVNAQSPSSGQLRTNHQFPFSPTLYNLTQLGGIGLNLAATNGNNQAHQIGSSLMMSDLGFLHGRNTSTPMTGNIHENNNNNNNENNLMASVGSLSPFALFDPTTGLYAFQNDGNIGNNVGISGSSTSMVDSRVYQTPPVKMEEQPNLANLSRPVSGLTSPGNQTNQYFWPGSDFSGPSNDLL, from the coding sequence CAGGCCAACATTCCTCCACTAGCGGGACCCCTAAAGTGTCCTCGATGCGACTCCAGCAACACTAAGTTCTGTTACTACAACAACTATAACCTCACTCAGCCTCGTCACTTCTGCAAAGGTTGCCGTCGCTACTGGACACAAGGGGGCGCCCTGAGAAACGTCCCTGTAGGTGGAGGCTGCCGGAGGAATAACAAGAAGGgcaaaaatggaaatttaaaatcttcttcttcttcgtccaAACAGTCTTCCTCGGTCAACGCTCAAAGTCCTAGCTCAGGACAGCTAAGGACAAATCATCAGTTCCCTTTTTCACCAACTCTTTACAATCTCACTCAACTCGGAGGTATTGGTTTGAACTTAGCCGCTACTAATGGCAACAACCAAGCTCACCAGATCGGTTCCAGTTTGATGATGAGCGATCTAGGGTTTCTCCATGGACGAAATACTTCAACTCCGATGACGGGAAACATTcatgaaaacaacaacaataataacaatGAAAACAACCTAATGGCATCCGTTGGATCTTTGAGCCCCTTTGCTCTCTTCGATCCAACGACGGGGCTATACGCTTTCCAGAACGACGGTAATATCGGGAACAACGTTGGGATATCTGGTTCTTCTACTTCCATGGTTGATTCTAGGGTTTATCAGACGCCTCCGGTGAAGATGGAAGAACAACCTAATTTGGCTAACTTGTCTAGACCGGTCTCCGGTTTGACGTCTCCTGGGAATCAAACAAATCAGTACTTTTGGCCTGGTTCGGATTTCTCGGGTCCTTCTAATGATCTCTTGTGa